AAGGTTTTCAGTGACCAATTTCTGAAGCTCACTGGCAACAGCACTCTCATTTTCATGTTGAGCAGAATCCAGATTAGATAAATCAACCCAGGTCCTATAAATCCCATGTCGTAGAGTGATTCTAGGAAGAACTAAAAATGAATAGTAATAGTAATTTTCAGAACCAGTATCCTTTTCCGTGTGTGATAGAGTGAAATCCCCAATACCTTTGATCACAACCTTTGTCTTTGCCCCAAACAAAACCAAGTGGACCTTGAATTTAATCAACATCCAAACACTAAACTGGCTATGATGACAGATAAGTCCAACTTGAATGAGAAGTACTACCCATTTTTATTTAGATAGGGTCACCAGATATCATCAATATCATTGATTGCTTTATACTAATAACAATTCCTTCCAATTAATATACCTGATGAAATTGTGTTGAAAACTGAAAAAACTTGGCAAAGGACTTACCTGTAAAGAAAACTCTGATCATGAAGCCCAACCACTAGCATTGAAGCTCCAATCTGCCGCACCATAGCCACAATTTTCATTCCTTCTTTGTTCTCTTCCGTGACAACAATCTCAACCTTTGTCTGTAACACTAACACAATCCTAAGATTATAACACATAGTACCCATTAATTCGAACAAGCaaaaatatgtgaaaataaatgaaagacaaATGGTAGTAGTAATAATGAGAAATAAGAAATCAaccgagagaaaaaaaaacaaagagggTTAGTTACATTGGAGAAgttgttgcaaatgtcttggaagGAAAGTGCTAACTGGAAGCCCCTGAGGCGAAGAACACGAgctttgtttttgcttttggaTCTTGTTAAAGGGTAGACATGGAGCAGTGTGATTATGTCACCATAGCGAATGATGTTGTGAAGTGCCCATTGCAGTGCAGTTCTCGCAG
This genomic interval from Glycine max cultivar Williams 82 chromosome 5, Glycine_max_v4.0, whole genome shotgun sequence contains the following:
- the LOC100801011 gene encoding uncharacterized protein, with the translated sequence MDVRNIAVVVEDVDAARTALQWALHNIIRYGDIITLLHVYPLTRSKSKNKARVLRLRGFQLALSFQDICNNFSNTKVEIVVTEENKEGMKIVAMVRQIGASMLVVGLHDQSFLYSLAMVHSNIANYFNCRVLAINQPPASPLSPMVGVQGSSANMDFSQIDISRLQVPERPPPKVKYRICPDPTAIIYRLRRSRRRR